The Candidatus Manganitrophus noduliformans genome window below encodes:
- a CDS encoding dicarboxylate/amino acid:cation symporter, giving the protein MTREKRKHSNPSAPILIGLLAGTLLGVAARGLGEGAPWFDPLVNQIVLPVGQIFLRLLFMLVIPMLFSALVVGIGGLDLLRLGRIGVRTLAYTVVVSLIAVAIGMGLVNLVRPGEGVPASLRALAASGTAPFAAKPPERSGIGLIVSMFPDNPIRAAAEGEMIGVILFSLLFGIALSMTETKGAARLRETIEGLYDVSLTLIHGVLKLAPFGVGALLFTMTARLGVDLLRPLAAYVGVVLLALSLHMFVVYSLSVRFLGGRSPRSFFRDIRAAMITAFATASSSATLPTALKVAEEELKLPRHVSRFVLTAGSAMNQNGTALFEGVTVLFLAQLFDVPLDLSQQALIMLIAVLGGIGTAGVPAGSLPVIAMILGMFGIPLEGLGLILGVDRLLDMCRTTLNVTGDLAAAVYVARGEAKDNEESGIRN; this is encoded by the coding sequence ATGACACGAGAAAAAAGGAAACATTCGAACCCGAGCGCCCCGATTCTGATCGGCCTTTTGGCCGGGACGCTCCTTGGCGTCGCGGCGCGGGGGTTGGGGGAAGGAGCGCCGTGGTTCGACCCGCTGGTGAACCAGATCGTCCTCCCCGTGGGACAGATCTTTCTTCGGCTTCTCTTTATGTTGGTCATTCCGATGCTTTTCTCGGCGCTGGTCGTCGGCATCGGGGGGCTGGACCTGCTGCGGCTGGGGCGGATCGGCGTCCGGACGCTGGCGTATACGGTCGTTGTTTCTCTCATTGCGGTGGCGATCGGGATGGGGCTGGTCAATCTGGTCCGGCCGGGGGAGGGGGTTCCGGCGTCGCTCCGCGCCCTTGCCGCGTCGGGGACGGCGCCGTTCGCCGCAAAGCCGCCGGAGCGGTCGGGGATCGGGCTGATCGTTTCGATGTTTCCCGACAACCCGATCCGGGCGGCGGCCGAAGGAGAGATGATCGGGGTGATCCTCTTTTCGCTCCTCTTCGGGATCGCCCTGTCGATGACCGAGACGAAAGGGGCGGCCCGGCTTCGGGAAACGATCGAGGGGCTCTACGACGTCAGCCTCACCCTGATTCACGGCGTTCTCAAGCTGGCGCCGTTCGGCGTCGGCGCCCTCCTCTTTACGATGACCGCCCGGCTGGGGGTCGACCTCCTCCGCCCCCTTGCGGCGTATGTCGGGGTGGTGTTGCTGGCCCTTTCGCTCCACATGTTCGTCGTCTATTCCCTCTCCGTTCGGTTTTTGGGGGGGCGGTCGCCCCGCTCTTTCTTTCGGGATATCCGGGCGGCGATGATCACCGCCTTCGCCACCGCTTCTTCCAGCGCCACCCTTCCGACCGCGCTGAAGGTCGCCGAAGAGGAGTTGAAACTCCCCCGCCACGTCAGCCGGTTTGTTCTCACCGCGGGATCGGCGATGAATCAGAACGGCACCGCCCTCTTCGAAGGGGTGACGGTCCTTTTTCTCGCGCAGCTCTTCGACGTTCCCCTCGACCTGTCGCAGCAGGCGCTGATCATGTTGATCGCCGTGCTGGGGGGGATCGGAACGGCCGGGGTGCCGGCCGGGTCGCTTCCGGTGATTGCGATGATCCTGGGAATGTTCGGCATTCCGTTGGAGGGGCTCGGTTTGATCCTGGGGGTCGACCGGTTGCTCGATATGTGCAGGACCACCCTCAACGTCACGGGAGATCTGGCGGCGGCGGTCTACGTGGCGCGGGGAGAGGCAAAAGACAATGAGGAATCTGGAATTAGGAATTAA
- a CDS encoding DUF2231 domain-containing protein, producing the protein MIETLLPGMTILKNNLHPLMIHFPIAFFVGALAMEAMAVFRDEKFHFAATWMLYLGTISALIALPTGFIAGELAAQNDPRGHSAPGHELIHVHRDWMVATTGVGILLTIYLFWINGWGKWRSQRWAFLFGLMILSALVAMGADRGGRLVFEFGTGINPEVLAKPAEEDDHHEDDGHSH; encoded by the coding sequence ATGATCGAAACTTTACTTCCGGGGATGACCATCCTGAAGAATAACCTTCACCCGTTGATGATCCACTTCCCCATCGCCTTCTTTGTCGGGGCGTTGGCGATGGAAGCGATGGCGGTGTTCCGGGATGAGAAATTCCACTTCGCCGCCACCTGGATGCTCTACCTCGGAACGATTTCGGCGCTGATCGCCCTGCCGACCGGCTTCATCGCGGGCGAATTGGCGGCGCAGAACGACCCGCGCGGCCACAGCGCCCCCGGCCATGAACTGATCCACGTGCACCGGGACTGGATGGTCGCCACCACCGGGGTCGGGATTCTTCTCACGATCTATCTCTTTTGGATCAACGGCTGGGGGAAGTGGCGCTCGCAACGGTGGGCTTTCCTCTTCGGGCTGATGATTTTGTCCGCCCTCGTCGCCATGGGGGCCGACCGGGGCGGCCGGCTGGTCTTCGAGTTCGGCACCGGGATCAACCCCGAAGTGCTCGCCAAGCCGGCGGAAGAGGACGACCATCACGAAGACGACGGCCATTCGCATTAG
- a CDS encoding DmsE family decaheme c-type cytochrome yields MSKGQGPNFLFERGRIREIFRRSAVLIGMVATFGLFAVAAEAAGPVNWVAINPTMADSEYVGDVKVCAKCHEEYIHTFEKTTHSKRFTSHPENPLQERYCEACHGPQSKHVQRPRVPEFRLSLKADGPLTQKQRDSVCLQCHEKGERMHWQGSLHEMSNVGCSNCHYLSEPRSAKALLVAKDPKQVCTQCHKDKRAQLMKSSHMPLREGKMTCTSCHNPHGGPGPSLLKTESVNDTCYMCHAEKRGPMVWEHPPVRERCSNCHEPHGSNFPSLLKMRPPQLCQSCHSEVFHPSWLYSGTNLPGGPPSPQEAPSQRLVGKGCVNCHSQIHGSSHPSGARFQR; encoded by the coding sequence ATGAGCAAGGGGCAGGGTCCCAATTTCCTATTCGAGCGGGGTCGGATTCGAGAGATCTTCAGACGATCGGCGGTGCTGATCGGGATGGTCGCAACCTTCGGCCTCTTTGCAGTCGCCGCGGAGGCGGCCGGACCGGTGAACTGGGTTGCGATTAACCCGACGATGGCCGATTCGGAATATGTCGGCGACGTGAAGGTCTGCGCCAAATGCCACGAAGAGTACATCCACACCTTCGAGAAGACGACCCACAGCAAACGATTCACTAGTCACCCCGAAAACCCGCTCCAGGAGCGCTACTGCGAGGCCTGCCACGGTCCCCAGAGCAAACATGTCCAGCGCCCGCGGGTCCCGGAGTTCCGCCTCTCCCTGAAAGCGGACGGTCCCCTCACGCAGAAACAGAGAGACTCCGTCTGCCTGCAGTGCCATGAAAAGGGGGAGCGGATGCACTGGCAGGGGAGCCTCCATGAGATGAGCAACGTCGGCTGCAGCAACTGCCATTACCTCTCGGAGCCGCGCTCCGCGAAAGCGCTCCTGGTCGCCAAAGATCCCAAGCAGGTCTGCACCCAGTGCCACAAAGATAAAAGAGCGCAGCTGATGAAGTCGTCCCATATGCCGTTGCGGGAGGGAAAGATGACCTGCACCAGCTGCCACAACCCGCACGGCGGGCCGGGACCGTCGCTTCTGAAAACCGAATCGGTGAACGACACCTGTTACATGTGCCACGCCGAAAAGCGGGGACCGATGGTCTGGGAGCATCCGCCGGTCCGGGAGCGCTGCTCGAATTGCCACGAACCGCACGGCTCCAATTTTCCGAGCCTGCTGAAGATGCGGCCGCCGCAGCTCTGCCAGTCGTGTCATTCGGAGGTCTTCCATCCGAGCTGGCTCTACAGCGGAACCAACCTGCCGGGAGGCCCCCCCTCCCCGCAAGAGGCCCCTTCCCAACGGCTCGTCGGGAAAGGATGCGTGAATTGCCACAGCCAAATCCATGGTTCCAGCCACCCGTCCGGAGCGAGGTTCCAACGATGA
- a CDS encoding MFS transporter — MIAKLLRRLGLDRSELRAWAMYDWASSAFTTTIVAAVFPIYFQRVAGADLDPAGATTRFALATTLGLILIAVASPLLGTLADYAALKKKMLGAFAALGVAATACMVFIQRGDWLLAAVLFVLGNIGAAGSYVFYDSLLPHIAREEEMDRVSAAGYALGYLGGGLLLAVNLACIQMPERFGIPDAGTATRLSFLSVAIWWLLFSFPLFRRVPEPAARTEAGPPRAGHWATIAFGRLRETLRHLRGYKQAFLMMIAFMIYNDGIQTIIRMATIYGAEIGISQGALILALLITQFVGIPFAFLFGALAGKIGAKRAIFLALTVYAGITVLGYFMTTAFHFMLLAILVGTVQGGAQALSRSLFASMIPRHKSAEFFGFFGIFEKFAGIAGPAVFAFSIWATGSTRNAILLIVLFFVAGGILLSFVKVEEGQRAARAAEERGGV, encoded by the coding sequence GTGATCGCGAAATTGCTCCGGCGCCTGGGGCTGGACCGTTCCGAGCTGCGGGCCTGGGCCATGTATGATTGGGCGAGCTCGGCCTTCACCACCACCATCGTCGCGGCGGTTTTTCCGATCTATTTCCAGCGGGTCGCGGGGGCCGATCTCGATCCGGCCGGCGCGACCACCCGCTTCGCCCTCGCCACCACCCTCGGGCTGATCCTCATCGCGGTCGCCTCGCCCCTTCTCGGCACCCTCGCCGACTACGCCGCCCTCAAGAAAAAAATGCTCGGCGCGTTCGCCGCCCTGGGGGTGGCCGCCACCGCCTGCATGGTCTTCATCCAGCGGGGCGACTGGCTCCTCGCGGCGGTGTTGTTCGTCCTCGGCAACATCGGGGCGGCCGGCAGCTACGTTTTCTACGATTCGCTCCTTCCCCACATCGCGCGCGAAGAGGAGATGGACCGCGTCTCCGCCGCGGGGTACGCCCTCGGCTATCTCGGCGGGGGGCTGCTGCTGGCGGTCAATCTGGCCTGCATCCAGATGCCCGAGCGTTTCGGGATTCCCGACGCCGGAACCGCCACCCGGCTCTCTTTCCTCAGCGTCGCGATCTGGTGGCTCCTCTTTTCCTTTCCGCTCTTCCGGCGGGTGCCGGAGCCGGCCGCGCGGACGGAGGCGGGGCCGCCCCGGGCAGGCCATTGGGCGACGATCGCTTTCGGCCGCCTGCGGGAGACCCTCCGCCATCTGCGCGGCTACAAGCAGGCTTTCCTGATGATGATCGCCTTCATGATCTACAACGACGGCATCCAGACGATCATCCGGATGGCCACCATCTACGGCGCGGAGATCGGCATCTCCCAGGGGGCGCTGATCCTGGCCCTCCTGATCACGCAGTTCGTCGGCATTCCCTTCGCGTTTCTCTTCGGCGCCCTCGCCGGAAAAATCGGCGCGAAGCGGGCGATCTTTCTGGCGCTGACGGTCTATGCCGGCATCACGGTGCTCGGCTATTTCATGACCACCGCCTTCCACTTCATGCTCCTGGCGATCCTCGTCGGCACCGTTCAAGGGGGGGCTCAGGCGCTGAGCCGCTCTCTTTTCGCCAGCATGATTCCGCGCCACAAATCGGCCGAGTTCTTCGGCTTCTTCGGCATTTTCGAAAAGTTCGCCGGGATCGCCGGCCCGGCCGTCTTCGCCTTTTCGATCTGGGCGACCGGCTCGACCCGCAACGCGATTTTGTTGATCGTTCTCTTTTTCGTGGCGGGGGGGATTCTTTTGTCGTTCGTCAAGGTGGAGGAGGGGCAGCGGGCGGCGCGGGCGGCGGAGGAGCGGGGGGGCGTTTGA
- a CDS encoding thioesterase family protein, with the protein MNLFIRLIAILIGSFFRPPLKPLDASVLTLRVWPTDLDINAHMNNGRFLTVMDLGRLDLIARTPLGRTVVRFRWQPIVASALIRYFRPLNPFQKYRLKSRVVGWDEKWFFVEQRFERGGELIAIGLVKGLFRGRNGNVPIADVLKAVGVTHPSPDLPPAVQRWREAEGSLEKTRRGESS; encoded by the coding sequence ATGAATCTGTTTATCCGTTTGATCGCCATTTTGATCGGCAGCTTCTTCCGGCCCCCCTTAAAACCGCTCGACGCCTCGGTTTTGACGTTGCGGGTCTGGCCGACCGACCTCGACATCAACGCCCATATGAACAACGGCCGATTTTTGACGGTAATGGATCTCGGCCGGCTCGATCTGATCGCGCGGACCCCGCTGGGAAGAACGGTCGTCCGATTCCGATGGCAGCCGATCGTCGCCTCGGCCCTCATCCGTTACTTCCGCCCGCTGAACCCGTTCCAAAAGTATCGGTTAAAGAGCCGGGTCGTCGGCTGGGATGAAAAATGGTTTTTTGTCGAGCAGCGCTTCGAGCGCGGCGGGGAGTTGATCGCGATCGGATTGGTGAAGGGCTTGTTCCGGGGCCGGAACGGGAATGTCCCGATCGCCGATGTGTTGAAAGCGGTCGGCGTCACCCACCCCTCGCCCGATCTCCCTCCGGCGGTTCAACGCTGGCGGGAGGCGGAGGGGTCGCTGGAGAAGACCCGCCGGGGAGAGTCGTCTTAA
- a CDS encoding ethylbenzene dehydrogenase-related protein: MLALRLFLMLVWIVASAGRPSAGAAQEIGWEKIPPFKATLFYPGVASWEFLLSDSHRLGGKNIKKGERACIECHLDEATGNLDLGAEQIAAGKLTMKRSSQHFEPDPIPGKKGFLKVNVQAAYDDDYLYLRFDWESNGTSWKEPAMAGEERFDSVAVQVNKSQNAFKRYGCFVACHKFLTSMIETPSKKELESHPYYGPLKRDDLRLYAFYTREEEGWASMKKEADLKKLLSEGGLIDLWRVKFSGQKTESEDWSIFADRLKDKQADVEGSGDWKDGRYTVVLKRKLQTGDANDVQLAPGDEISVGVAVHDDKVKQRRHYVSFPISIGLGSSTGMIKAVKIK; this comes from the coding sequence ATGTTGGCATTGCGTTTATTCCTAATGTTGGTTTGGATCGTTGCATCGGCGGGGCGGCCGTCTGCCGGCGCGGCACAAGAGATCGGCTGGGAGAAGATCCCCCCTTTCAAAGCAACCCTTTTCTATCCGGGCGTCGCCTCCTGGGAATTCCTCTTGAGCGACAGCCACCGCCTCGGCGGCAAGAACATCAAGAAGGGGGAGCGGGCCTGCATCGAATGCCATCTCGACGAAGCGACCGGCAATCTCGACCTCGGGGCGGAGCAGATCGCCGCAGGCAAACTGACGATGAAGCGGTCGAGCCAACACTTCGAGCCCGATCCGATCCCCGGAAAAAAGGGATTCCTCAAGGTCAACGTCCAAGCGGCGTACGACGACGACTATTTATATCTGCGATTTGATTGGGAGTCGAACGGAACAAGCTGGAAGGAGCCGGCGATGGCGGGGGAAGAACGCTTCGATTCGGTGGCGGTTCAGGTCAACAAGAGCCAGAACGCTTTTAAACGATACGGCTGTTTCGTCGCCTGTCATAAGTTCCTCACCTCGATGATCGAAACCCCCTCCAAAAAGGAACTGGAGAGCCACCCCTATTACGGCCCACTCAAACGGGACGACCTCCGGCTTTATGCCTTCTATACCCGGGAAGAGGAAGGGTGGGCCTCGATGAAAAAAGAGGCCGATCTGAAAAAACTTTTGAGCGAGGGGGGACTGATCGATCTCTGGCGGGTGAAATTTTCCGGACAAAAGACCGAGTCCGAGGATTGGTCGATTTTTGCCGACCGGCTCAAAGACAAGCAGGCCGATGTCGAAGGGAGCGGTGATTGGAAGGATGGACGATATACCGTCGTTCTGAAGAGAAAGCTCCAGACCGGAGATGCCAACGATGTGCAGCTGGCGCCGGGGGACGAGATCTCCGTCGGTGTGGCGGTCCATGACGACAAGGTGAAACAGAGAAGACATTATGTCTCGTTTCCGATCAGCATCGGGTTGGGTTCGTCGACAGGGATGATCAAGGCGGTCAAGATCAAATAG
- a CDS encoding MtrB/PioB family decaheme-associated outer membrane protein — translation MTREDQNEKRKTILKQLLLAGFLILSPLSIPLHSSAEEAPAAEPPEMSQENAPLEEAVPMEAKEEPSEIDRWHGRVTVGGGGVRLDNESFKFAEYDRIPDDGFFFVGDADLHFNRNDYHMDFLAEDLGLENRHLSLKSGRYGRYEILLNYDETIRRSSNTSQTPFHGAGGGNLTLPAGFVTGANTQDLLTLQSSLKEVDLEVKRKAATAGYSYVIGLIQFDLSFKREYKEGIGSLGGVVGTNGGDARSIILPEPIDYITDDIKASVSYGGERSQAELVYHYSQFNNREETLRWSTPFDVHFNPPTFTFEPYQSPMPSTGFQARHQLYPDNQAHNLHLTGGINLPYATRVTAWVGLGQMKQNEDLLPFSTSTDTSLLPRRTSDAEIDTRLLWLKVASRPLSRLSLDAQYRNYTTKNKMPRDLFLYVKTDNVLGTQADIASVNAHYSLPYDWAQEQMKLDAAYYLAAGTSVKAGYDIDTIERDYREINKTRENTVRAGLRSTYFSKAHIGLNASSGVRKGVDDYDQAKLFNEIHSAEYINTIADPALRFQNHPLLRKFDIADRDRVKYGAQLTTFPHETTTVGFHYNRIGDDYDDSVLGLQNRDDRSVTVDVSVTPVEILSVYGYYTRQQIDIRQAGRNFEEPPEPGYLDPNRNWRIDQDDRTDTFGAGVNVSLMENRVILGALYSVSKSNVAIGVTAGPALPPAADLPDLTTELHSVELSGQYRVTERLSVGASFLYESYRSDDFATDGIVPGSATIPTVVTLSGSVPDYRAQVAVAYLTMEF, via the coding sequence ATGACGCGCGAAGATCAAAACGAAAAGAGGAAAACAATACTGAAGCAGCTGCTGTTGGCCGGATTTTTAATACTCTCTCCTCTCTCGATCCCGCTTCACTCGAGCGCCGAAGAGGCGCCGGCCGCGGAACCACCCGAAATGTCCCAAGAGAATGCCCCGCTGGAAGAGGCGGTGCCGATGGAGGCGAAGGAAGAGCCGTCGGAAATCGACCGGTGGCACGGGCGGGTCACCGTCGGCGGCGGGGGGGTCCGGCTCGACAACGAGTCGTTCAAATTCGCCGAGTATGACCGGATCCCGGACGACGGATTCTTCTTCGTCGGAGACGCCGACCTCCATTTCAACCGAAATGATTATCATATGGACTTTCTGGCGGAAGATCTCGGCCTGGAGAACCGGCATCTGTCGTTGAAGAGCGGGCGGTACGGGCGGTATGAAATTCTTTTGAATTACGACGAAACGATCCGGCGAAGCTCGAATACGAGCCAAACCCCCTTCCATGGCGCCGGGGGAGGCAACCTGACCCTCCCCGCCGGATTCGTCACCGGGGCGAACACCCAAGACCTCCTCACCCTTCAGAGCAGTCTGAAGGAGGTCGATTTGGAAGTGAAGCGGAAGGCGGCGACCGCCGGCTACTCCTATGTCATCGGCCTGATTCAATTTGATTTATCCTTCAAGAGGGAATACAAGGAAGGGATCGGCTCGCTCGGCGGGGTGGTCGGAACGAACGGCGGGGATGCCCGGAGCATCATCCTGCCGGAGCCGATCGACTATATCACCGACGACATCAAGGCCTCGGTCTCCTACGGCGGAGAGAGGAGCCAGGCGGAGCTCGTTTATCACTACTCCCAGTTCAACAATCGGGAAGAGACGCTCCGTTGGAGCACGCCGTTCGACGTCCATTTTAATCCGCCGACCTTCACCTTCGAGCCGTATCAAAGCCCGATGCCCTCCACCGGCTTTCAGGCCCGGCACCAGCTCTACCCCGACAACCAGGCGCACAATCTCCACCTGACGGGGGGGATCAACCTCCCTTATGCCACCCGGGTGACCGCCTGGGTCGGTCTCGGCCAGATGAAGCAAAACGAGGACCTTCTCCCCTTTTCCACCAGCACCGACACCAGCCTGCTTCCAAGGAGAACGTCCGACGCCGAGATCGACACAAGGCTTCTTTGGCTCAAGGTCGCCTCCCGACCGCTGTCGCGCCTCTCGCTCGACGCTCAATATCGAAACTATACGACCAAAAACAAGATGCCGCGAGATCTCTTCTTGTATGTGAAGACCGACAACGTCCTCGGAACCCAGGCCGACATCGCCTCCGTGAACGCGCACTACAGCCTTCCTTACGATTGGGCGCAGGAGCAGATGAAGCTCGACGCCGCCTATTATCTGGCGGCCGGGACGAGCGTGAAAGCGGGATACGACATCGACACGATCGAGCGAGACTACCGGGAGATCAACAAGACGCGGGAGAATACGGTCCGGGCCGGCCTTCGCTCCACCTATTTCTCCAAGGCGCATATTGGCCTCAACGCCTCCTCCGGCGTCCGAAAAGGGGTGGACGACTACGACCAGGCAAAGCTCTTCAATGAGATCCACTCGGCCGAGTACATCAACACGATCGCCGACCCGGCCCTTCGATTTCAAAACCATCCCCTGCTCCGGAAATTCGACATCGCCGACCGGGATCGGGTCAAATACGGCGCCCAGCTGACCACCTTTCCCCACGAGACGACCACCGTCGGCTTTCACTACAATCGCATCGGAGATGATTACGACGATTCGGTGCTCGGCTTGCAAAACCGGGATGATCGAAGCGTCACGGTCGACGTTTCCGTGACCCCGGTGGAGATCCTCTCCGTTTACGGCTATTACACCCGGCAGCAGATCGACATCCGGCAGGCGGGGAGAAATTTTGAAGAGCCCCCCGAGCCCGGTTATCTCGATCCGAACCGGAACTGGCGGATCGATCAGGATGATCGGACCGACACCTTCGGCGCCGGCGTCAACGTGAGCCTGATGGAGAATCGGGTGATCCTCGGCGCCCTCTACTCGGTCTCGAAGTCGAACGTCGCCATCGGGGTGACCGCCGGACCGGCCCTCCCCCCCGCCGCCGACCTCCCCGATTTAACGACCGAGCTCCATTCGGTCGAGCTCTCGGGACAATACCGAGTGACCGAGAGGCTGAGCGTGGGGGCGAGCTTTCTATATGAGAGTTACCGATCGGACGATTTTGCGACAGACGGGATCGTTCCCGGCTCCGCCACCATTCCGACTGTTGTGACCCTGAGCGGGTCGGTCCCCGACTACCGGGCGCAGGTGGCGGTGGCCTATCTGACGATGGAGTTTTAA
- a CDS encoding methyl-accepting chemotaxis protein, producing MSLLKMSLLAKLLTLIITIAVISGTVLITHAIKNEERGVFDEKVQASKLMAGPIVHSIYKDMLDERADMARYLIAGMIAQGNTVRTQIVRGNGVEEAFQDFKTLREVEVEYDGLRPEWTDNHPNKEVNVAAGVDDPRFKEALAAFKEGRLESIYYTEEVDGRRILTYLTPLIKQKKCNACHTKDETIRGVLMISTSLQEMDARLADSRRDWILYGVSILVGTCMTLTFFVRWLISPLKQMTEIAAQIAKGNFSREIQVRTDDEVGILARAFSEMATSLKRSMRELASGIRENSRQIVASSRSLSASSQHMSANSKETEALASNVSSASEETNRNVQSVATSAEEMSVSFKEVSQDVQKAAQKTSHAVQMAEATNSTISKLGGSSAEVGKVVRMITSIAEQTNLLALNAMIEASRAGEAGKGFAVVANEVKDLAKKTTKATEEIGLKISIIQADTEEAIKAINEIRKIIGEINIIATSISGALEQQAATTHEISRNVAEAARGTSEVAQNISGVAAASKSTAEAAVSVLASSEDLAKRASDLIALIDKFTVESNELKPDAGGKAGPAAADLNADEKRPSSSVKRRFNHN from the coding sequence ATGAGCCTTCTCAAGATGAGTCTCCTCGCAAAGCTGCTGACCTTGATCATCACGATCGCCGTGATCAGCGGAACCGTTCTCATCACCCACGCGATCAAAAATGAAGAGCGCGGCGTCTTTGATGAGAAGGTGCAGGCGAGCAAGTTGATGGCCGGGCCGATCGTCCACAGCATCTACAAGGACATGCTCGATGAAAGGGCCGACATGGCGCGCTACCTGATTGCGGGGATGATCGCACAGGGGAACACCGTGCGGACACAGATCGTTCGAGGAAACGGGGTGGAGGAGGCCTTTCAAGACTTCAAAACGCTGCGGGAAGTGGAGGTGGAGTATGACGGCCTCCGGCCCGAGTGGACCGACAACCATCCGAACAAAGAGGTCAATGTCGCCGCGGGGGTCGACGATCCCCGCTTTAAAGAGGCGCTGGCGGCGTTTAAAGAGGGCCGTCTGGAAAGCATCTATTATACCGAGGAGGTCGACGGCCGGCGAATCCTTACCTATCTCACCCCGCTGATCAAACAGAAAAAATGCAACGCCTGCCATACCAAAGACGAGACGATCCGGGGGGTCTTGATGATCTCCACCTCCCTCCAGGAGATGGACGCGCGGCTGGCCGACAGCAGGAGAGACTGGATTTTATACGGCGTCTCAATTCTCGTCGGAACCTGCATGACCCTGACCTTCTTCGTCCGGTGGCTGATTTCGCCGCTCAAACAGATGACCGAGATCGCCGCTCAGATCGCAAAGGGGAATTTCAGCCGGGAGATCCAGGTCCGCACCGACGATGAAGTCGGAATTTTAGCGCGCGCATTTTCGGAAATGGCCACCAGCTTGAAAAGAAGCATGCGGGAGCTCGCCTCCGGCATCCGGGAGAATTCCAGGCAGATCGTCGCCTCCTCCCGATCGCTCTCCGCCTCCAGCCAGCACATGAGCGCCAACTCCAAAGAAACCGAAGCGCTGGCGAGCAACGTTTCCAGCGCCAGCGAAGAGACCAACCGGAACGTCCAATCGGTCGCCACCTCGGCGGAGGAGATGTCCGTTTCATTCAAGGAGGTCTCGCAGGATGTTCAGAAGGCGGCTCAGAAGACCTCGCACGCGGTGCAAATGGCGGAGGCGACCAATAGCACCATCTCGAAGCTGGGCGGATCGAGCGCCGAAGTCGGAAAGGTGGTGCGGATGATTACGTCGATCGCCGAGCAGACCAACCTGCTGGCGCTCAATGCGATGATCGAAGCGTCCCGGGCCGGAGAAGCCGGAAAGGGATTCGCGGTGGTGGCGAACGAAGTGAAAGATCTGGCGAAGAAGACGACGAAAGCGACCGAAGAGATCGGCCTGAAGATCTCGATCATTCAGGCCGACACCGAAGAGGCGATCAAGGCGATCAACGAGATTCGAAAAATTATCGGCGAGATCAATATCATCGCGACCTCCATTTCAGGAGCGTTGGAGCAGCAGGCGGCCACCACCCACGAAATCAGCCGCAACGTCGCGGAGGCCGCTCGCGGTACCAGCGAGGTGGCACAGAACATCAGCGGCGTGGCCGCGGCCTCAAAGAGCACGGCGGAAGCGGCGGTGAGCGTCTTGGCCTCTTCCGAAGATCTGGCCAAACGGGCGTCCGATTTAATCGCCCTGATCGACAAGTTCACGGTGGAGTCGAACGAGTTGAAACCGGACGCCGGCGGGAAAGCGGGCCCGGCAGCCGCTGATCTCAACGCCGATGAAAAACGACCAAGCTCAAGCGTAAAACGCCGTTTCAATCACAATTGA